The genomic stretch GGCCGCGCCCTGTGTAGCCGCCGAAGACCTGCCCTGCGAGGCTGTCGCTGATGCGGTAGTCGAAGCCGCCCAGCACGCCGCCGGAGAAGACGCTGTAGGGCGTGCTCCCGTTGGTGGAACCCTGGTATGCGGTCATGCCGAAGGGCTTGAGGAACACGCCGGCCCTGTTGGCCTCGCCGCTTGCGGCCACGGCCTGGGGGGCGCCGTTGCGCATGGCGTCCACGTCCTGCACGGGGGCGGTCCCGGCGTCGAAGGGGCCGGAGAAGGCGGCCTGCTCTTGGCCGGAGCGCAGCCCGTGCAGCCGCCCCTGGATGGTGGAGGTCAGCAGCCTGCCGGTGTCGAACCCGCTCTGGGTGAAGGCGTCGTAGGGTTCGGGGTGCAGGTGGTCCAGGGAGGAGGCGATGCTCGCGGGCGAGGCCAGGTCCAGCCCGAGCAGGGCGTAGGCCAAGATCCCGGTGGCGCTGTAGGCGGCCAGGTTCAGGCCGTTGCCCGCCGAGGCCGCCAGGGAGTTGGAGGCGAACATGGCGTAGGGGTTGCGGACCACCTCGGTGTACACCCCGTTCGGCGTGCTCACGGGCTGGAAATTCACGATGTAGGACGGGAAGGTGGTGCTCCCCCCCGCGAAGGCCCCGGTGAGCCCGCCCGCGGCGCTGATGGCCTGCCAGGCCATGCCCGTGGGGTAGAAGGCCACGGGCGCGCTGACCAGCATCTGGCCGCCGTTCAGGGCGGCGCGGCCCTGGACGTTGAGCAGGTCCGCCCGGCCGGAGGGGTCCACCTCTTCGACGAACACGGCCGTGGGGCCTTGGGTGTAGTTCCCGGCGACCGTGAGCGTGCCTATGGAGCCGCCCGGGGAGACGACGCCGTTGTTGTTGAAGTTGCCCACGGTGCCGTACCCGCCCACGAGGGTGCCGGGGTTGGAGGTCAGCGCGCCTCCACCCGCGCTTCCGAGCGACCCGCCAGCGGGCAAGAACAGCGTCCCCCCGGCCAGCAGGGCCTGCCCGGTGTAGCCCGAGCCGTTGCCCGACAGGGTGGTGGTGCCAGCGCCCATGAAGGTGAAGGCGCCGTAGCCCGTGAACGGTCCGTTGAGGGCCACGGCGTACCCGGCGTTGTCCAGGGTGCCGCCGTTGCCGGCGACGTTCAGGCTCCTTGCCGTCGTAAGCGGCCCGCCCGCCTGCAGAATGCCGCCGTTGAAGCTCACCGCGCCCGAGGGGTCGCCCAGGTTGGCGTCCGAGACGACGTTGAGCCTGCCTCCGCGCAGGATGGTTCCGCCCGAATAGGTATTGGCCCCCTGCATCCACAGGGTGCCCGGGCCCGCCTTGGACACCGACCCCGTGCCGGAGATGGTGCCCGCGTAGATCTTCGGCGTGGCGATGTCGTAGATCAACGCGCCGTCGTCCTGGATGTCGCCCAGGATGGACACGTTCTCGTTGATGCTCAGGGAGGCGTTGCGGTTGACGACCAGGCTGCCGAAGCTGCTCGCATTCTCGGTGTTCGGGTTCAGCACCCAGTTGGCGGCGTCGCCGTAGTTGCCCGCCACCAGGTTGGTGACGCCCCGGAACTGCACCCCTGTGGAGCCCATGCCGAAGAGGTTCAGGACGTTCGTGCCGCTGCCAAGGTCCACCTTGCCTGCGAGGACCGCGCCCGTGTCCAGGGTGACCACGTTGTTGGCCGTGCCGGGGATCCAGCCGCCCTGGCCGTCGGGCCTGCCAGCGCGGATGGCGTAGCCCGCGCCGCTCCCGGAGTTGTCCACGCCGCTGAGCGTCCCGGTGACGTAGAGGTTCATGGGTCCGGCCGAACCGACGGCCACGGCCAGGCCGTTGGCCGAGGCAAAGACCCCGCCGGAGATGCTCAGGGGCAGGCCCGCGCCGCCGTTCAGGGCGCCGCCGCTGAAGATGCCCACAGCGGTGTGCGTTCCGGCCAGGGCCGTGATCCTGCCCGCCATGCCGCCGGAGATGTTCAGGCCGGAAGCGCCGTAGAGCCCGTAGGCGCCGTTCCCCATGGTCTGGGCCACCACCGAGGCCGTACTGGCCACGGAGCCGATGCTCAGCCGGTCGCCCGTTGCGGCCAGGCCGTAGGCCCCCGAGCCGTAAATGCTCAGGACCTTGACAGAGCCGGAGAGCGCGCCCTGGATGTTCAGATCGTCGGCGGCGCGCATGCCGTAGGCGCTCCCGTTGGTGGATATGGCCGTGACGGACCCGGCCATGTTCCCGGTGATCCTCAGGTTGTCGCCTGAGGAGGTCATGCCCACCGCGGTGCCGGAATCGGCCAGGGCGGTGATGGAAGTGTTGGCGGAGACGGTGCTGAGCACCAGCTCGCCTCCGCCCTGGGCGCCCACGCCGGTGGCGTTACCGGCTCCCGAGGCGCTGGAGGAGAAATTGATGGCGTTTGCCCCCCCGAAGGAGAGACGCTCGTTCATGGTGAGCCCGGCCGTGGAGCCGGGGGGCGATACGATCGTCACCGCGCCCCCGGAGTTGTTCAGGAAGGTCACGGGGCTGTCGAACGTGGGCAGGGCCGTGAGCAGGTTCACCGTCGAACCTGGGATGCTGAACTGGATCGTGTTGGTACCGTCCCCCGCGGCGTTGAGGTCCTGGATGGCCTGGCGAAGGGAGCCTGCGCCCGAGTCGTTGCTGTTGGTCACCGTGAAGGTCCCCGCCGCGCACAATGCCGGGCTCAGGGCCAAGGCCATCAGCAACGCGATCGCTCCCGTCCAGCGGATCGGGCGGCCATCCCGCATGGCCCGGCGGATGGCGGGGAGGACGTTGAGCGTGCGGTGCGGAATGTCGGAAGTGCCTGAATCAAAAAAACGGCGAGCGGCGGGCTGGTACGGCATGGAATACCTCATCGAGACATTACGTTACGCTGTGCTATGCAGATTGTTCCTTAAAAGGACAAGACGTTTCTCGCAACCTTACAAGATGGAAAAGCCCCCGCACCGAATGGGCGCGGGGGCTTGGCGATACGAAACCGCTCGGGTTGGGGGCCGTCAGCTCGCCAGTGACCGGATGGCGCTCTCCAGCTGCCCGGCGAGGCGCGCCAGGGCGTCAACTCCGTTCGAGGCCCCGCCCATCTCCTGGGAGGTCTCCTGGCTGACGCGGCGCACGTCGTCCACGGCGCGGGCGATCTCGTCGCTGGCGGCGGACTGCTGCTCGGCCGCGGCGGCGATGCCGCGCACCTGGTCGGAGGTGGCCTCGGCCAGGCCAACGATGCCCTTGAGCGCCTCGCCTGATTCGCGGGCCAGCCGGGTGGCGCGCTGCACGGCCTCGGCGGCCTGGTCGGTCCCGGCGATGCTCTGCCCCACGCCGGTGCGGATGGCCCCCGTGACCTCGCCCACCTCGTGGGTGGCGGTCATGGTCTTCTCGGCCAGCTTGCGCACCTCGTCGGCGACCACGGCGAAGCCCCTGCCCGCATCGCCCGCTCGCGCCGCCTCGATGGCGGCGTTCAGGGCCAGGAGGTTGGTCTGGTCCGCGATGTCGGAAATCACGCCCATGATCCGCCCGATGGCCTCGGCGCGCTCGGAGAGGCCGTCCATGCTGCGCTTGAGGGTGGAGGTCAGCGCGTCGACCTGGAGGATGGCCTCCACGGCCTTGCCCACCACCTGCTCGCCCTCGCGGGCCTTGGCCTGGGCCTCGCCCGCGCTGTGGGCGGCAGTGCCCGCGTTGCGCGCGACCTCGAGCACGGTGGCGTTCATCTCCTCCATGGAGGCGGCGGTCTCCTCGGCGCGCTCGCTCTGCACGCGCGCGCCCCGGCTGGCGGCATCCACCTGGGAGGTCAGGGCCCGGCAGGTGGACGCCAGCTCCCGCGAGATGTTCTCCACCACGGAGACGGTCTCCATGATGGCCTGGCTCTGGCGGGTGATGTGGTCTTCC from Fundidesulfovibrio soli encodes the following:
- a CDS encoding autotransporter outer membrane beta-barrel domain-containing protein; this encodes MPYQPAARRFFDSGTSDIPHRTLNVLPAIRRAMRDGRPIRWTGAIALLMALALSPALCAAGTFTVTNSNDSGAGSLRQAIQDLNAAGDGTNTIQFSIPGSTVNLLTALPTFDSPVTFLNNSGGAVTIVSPPGSTAGLTMNERLSFGGANAINFSSSASGAGNATGVGAQGGGELVLSTVSANTSITALADSGTAVGMTSSGDNLRITGNMAGSVTAISTNGSAYGMRAADDLNIQGALSGSVKVLSIYGSGAYGLAATGDRLSIGSVASTASVVAQTMGNGAYGLYGASGLNISGGMAGRITALAGTHTAVGIFSGGALNGGAGLPLSISGGVFASANGLAVAVGSAGPMNLYVTGTLSGVDNSGSGAGYAIRAGRPDGQGGWIPGTANNVVTLDTGAVLAGKVDLGSGTNVLNLFGMGSTGVQFRGVTNLVAGNYGDAANWVLNPNTENASSFGSLVVNRNASLSINENVSILGDIQDDGALIYDIATPKIYAGTISGTGSVSKAGPGTLWMQGANTYSGGTILRGGRLNVVSDANLGDPSGAVSFNGGILQAGGPLTTARSLNVAGNGGTLDNAGYAVALNGPFTGYGAFTFMGAGTTTLSGNGSGYTGQALLAGGTLFLPAGGSLGSAGGGALTSNPGTLVGGYGTVGNFNNNGVVSPGGSIGTLTVAGNYTQGPTAVFVEEVDPSGRADLLNVQGRAALNGGQMLVSAPVAFYPTGMAWQAISAAGGLTGAFAGGSTTFPSYIVNFQPVSTPNGVYTEVVRNPYAMFASNSLAASAGNGLNLAAYSATGILAYALLGLDLASPASIASSLDHLHPEPYDAFTQSGFDTGRLLTSTIQGRLHGLRSGQEQAAFSGPFDAGTAPVQDVDAMRNGAPQAVAASGEANRAGVFLKPFGMTAYQGSTNGSTPYSVFSGGVLGGFDYRISDSLAGQVFGGYTGRGLSLGGAASGDGRVDTATLGLSATWYGENWFGEAALHGGLDAYHARRTISAPTGSLTAKSTWNGWNLFANAGGGYEWRADDWSFGPVASLSYALIGQDAFDETQAGPLGLSVRRRTDASLQTGLGGRVSRSMEFGGLRVTPEARVLWGHEWISGGRDIAASYLGSAGSGFTTRTVPPATDWATVSAGLTVDCSKRFQVAARAGADLFRRDYQNLAASLSLRYTF
- a CDS encoding methyl-accepting chemotaxis protein, with product MLHSASIRFRAILLGVLPPLVLYAAFVLASGPLGLSAGAAQLAGLAAGLLAGLGCGLLLFGGVRDNLSEINQAVAKVAGGDFGAKLPAPSVAELDALEASLVSLIGQLKLTLGNWRGFTEAVLVPYALVDTKGNLVMCNDRALEMLERGGKPSDYPGMFFSEFFYGDRTRKALIVDIMANNQGVVRDVEFKNLKGNTRFIQAALSPLHDLDGKVSGGLCMYLDYTEIRTKEDHITRQSQAIMETVSVVENISRELASTCRALTSQVDAASRGARVQSERAEETAASMEEMNATVLEVARNAGTAAHSAGEAQAKAREGEQVVGKAVEAILQVDALTSTLKRSMDGLSERAEAIGRIMGVISDIADQTNLLALNAAIEAARAGDAGRGFAVVADEVRKLAEKTMTATHEVGEVTGAIRTGVGQSIAGTDQAAEAVQRATRLARESGEALKGIVGLAEATSDQVRGIAAAAEQQSAASDEIARAVDDVRRVSQETSQEMGGASNGVDALARLAGQLESAIRSLAS